The Ischnura elegans chromosome 10, ioIscEleg1.1, whole genome shotgun sequence genome contains the following window.
ccgctcgatttgttgcaagacttttgcaaatgatagtacatacaAACAACATTTAGACACGAGAAATTCCAACTTTTCTTCCAATTCaacaagcaatgaaaaaatagattttctttgcaattaattcatcaaaatttatgtgaaatgcattcaaaatgcattctaatatatatttttcttaatttttgagaaataaatagtaAGTGGATTAATTTTTGAAACGATTCACCGCTATCAAACCAGCATCAGTTTCATGCATGTGGGAggattgatatttaaaatattttgtagggATACCCAGAGTGACTGATAATAAACAAATATATGTGTATGTATAAAAAACAGTTTCCTGGAATAAGAATCAAAGTTAGGATATATTGTAAATCCAAATCAATGCATACATCACACTGCCACCAATGAGGGGGCTCAGTAATACAGAGCAATCACCTTTGCTCCTAGATCAATTAATGGACCGAAATCATGGGCTTGAGTGAAAATATGTACACCATTGATCAGTCATCACTTAAGTGAATTTAGTAAAAAGGTTCCCATGGACCCGGAAttgaaccaaggacctttggctTTAATGGTCAACGTGCAAACCATTATTACGAGATTCCTTACTTCCCGTGGAAATTTCCACCAAGACGAATGGTGCTACATTGTAACAATTCCCCTTGACAACAGGAGAATTGTGTTTATGATTCATGGGCTAACTTCATTTGTGATTTAAAAGGGAACGTCTCAACATGTTAGGCCCTAGCAGTCCTACAAGGATGGCAACACAAAGGAGAATAGGCTACAAAGAACTCTAAAACCGGTAGTGAACCCACATACCTGCCCACAACCATTGTAAAGCCAAATAcctgtggtttgattcccggttcaggggtaTTTTTTCCCATAGGCAATTATTGTGAATTAGCAGGCTACCTAGCATTGCTCAGGAAGGATGTATCCACagaagtaggaaacttggaacttggaattcatggtcacatggaaGGATTTTTAGGTTAAGGAACAAAGCAAGTATGATGAAGGTATACATATGTAatagaaaacaatggaaaaaaattccgtTTACCGCGCACAGGATTAGccctgctccacaacattgatgATTGTGCGTCTACGTATGTGCATACATCAAAAACATGAGCACATTTCCCAGCAAAAcctttgcaccaagaggattaatagttaagtttAGAATCCATTACGCTATGTTTTCCCTATGAGGGCGTCACggggtgtgcctacccggcaggatgcccaaacacagaagttgtatgacttGATGTAACAAACAGTGATGAGAAAATGACACAATGGACGTGTGTGACACACCCACAAGTTGCACTGTGGGCTTGGGGAGAATGAGTAGCACCTACATACCATCTTTGattgcaatccatgcagccgtatggaaatgcaaagtggacatacaaacagacatcctcttttatacagaGAGATTTCACCACCATTCACACATCAAGTTATAAATATATTACACAAGTTAATGAGTAAAGAAAGCACCAATCACCACTAACTATTTGGGAACAAAAGGGAGGAAAACAATTGCACTCCTCTAGCACAAAAAGTAGATCAACAACTCATGGAGCAAATAGTACTTAAATATACTCGATAGTTCCAATTTCCGGAGTGAATTTTCCAACTATCGCAAAATCctaaaaccaaaattaaattttcaaagtaaagaGACCTTCATGGGTgaatttttcccataaatttcaAATGGGAAAAGTTATATAACTTACCAGATGAAAAATTGCTTTTCCAACGAGCTAGCAATTCCAAAATATCTTCTGAATCTGAAACCTCAAAGGCACTGAGAACCCATAAAATATCATGGCTGTTGGTATCTGATACAAACCATGGCATATTCTTCACATGAAAAGTGACTCTATCAACTTGAGAGGAACTAAGAAGCCAATCAGCCAAGCAGAAGTCTGAGAAAAGCTCATAGCCAGCATTATCCATTATGATATCTACAAAGAGAAgagaaattaaacattttttatagagatgggtcgaatatcagatttcttgaactcaaatattgaattcgaatattaaatcattgctcgaatattcgaatacctcaaatactaaacaatgaatgcgggaatgtttgactcggttgcctatgcagcaggtaaCACAAGATAATGGGGAGTaagtttgatttcctttaaaggattcgaacaggaatttagctgattaatggaatattttaattctatGGAAAAAATTGGGCATATATAGTTGATTACACTAACTACTCTTTCAAATGtactaaggggacacaccacctcgcgaaaaatgattgcatgccgtctcggcatttacactgctacgatggatttctgtctgatgtatacattcttatctaccaaatgccatttcagcggcacgctcatctgatactcggcctcatccaacttcttattttcaacaggcagctcactttacccccactcctgctgtcaagtgctagcggacaatgtgaggcattttgcaaaatacacgcgctcctccaccggattttcttcaattattttcagtccatctttggaagttctcacgagataagaagatgaattcgaattgctagcagggagaaaccaaatatcctgtgaaaatatcccttcgtctgtgactgtaaaaatagagatttataacacaactcataaattgtaacttgatatatgttttcggaaaaaaataccgcatcaacttccgagaagctctgctgctcacatcaagtctcgccagaatgctaagtctccgtcgtattttgacatttatttcctcgcgtaaaatgcttaaataaagtcagaaatgcgtcgcgtttggtctcattattttttaaagtacgcGCACAttgctaatatttcaatccaataaaggtgtaatatcaattgccgaaagtcattgttagacaccttttgggctaataggtgattcatgcagcagttgaccgccagaaactgggaactttgaagcataACTATTCTAGCCACTTAGTTTGTGCATACAAATGTTATGCATAAATATTAGCAGGTTAACATTAGACAGCCTAACATCCAAAATTTGCTGTTATCAATATCTTTAATTCTCTCTAGGAGAGAGATTGCAGTAATTacatgccaaaactagacaatagttttaaatatttttttatatttctccaaGTCTttggggggggatatatcccccccccaaagcatgcATGAAAGCATGGTGATTCCtgagaataagaaatattccggagtaatatgcccacattcggatctccgggtgggCACTATCCCAGGAGAACTGTGTGgtttgaaagagaagagaaagaagaagggaaaggtaacatcagcattgagaataggaacatggaatgtcagaacaatgaataggaaagggaagttggaaaatgtgaagaaagaaatggtgagacacaacatcagtattctaggattaagtgaagtaagatgggaaggagaaggagaatttgattcaggagattataagattatttataaggGAGGGGAATCTAAGGTAAATGGAGTCGGGTTGATATACAGaaagaatttggagagaaatataactaaagttatgccagtaagcgatagagtagtggctatcaagatactgagtaagccagtagatacattaattatccaagtgtacttgccaacatcagatgcagaagaagaagagattgaacggatatatgagcaaatagaggaagaatatgaagaaaatggaaaaggcaaagtaagaactataatgatgggagattggaacagtgtagtggggaatggaagaaggacgaatgtagttggagattatggtcttggaagtagaaatgaaagaggagaaaaattgataaatttttgtgaacgcttggagttatggattgcaaatacttggtttaaaaatcataaaagaaggttgtacacgtggaaagcacctggagatatttcaagatatcagatagattttattattgtcaatcaaaggtttaagaatagtgttaaaatggcaaaaacctacccaggagcagatgctgactctgaccacaatcttctagttactgatataagaacacgattgaagcttgttaaaaaagggaggttgataaggaaatgggatgtaataaagctgaaaaatgagaagaatgaagcatataataaaaatgtagagaaaaaattggaagatgtaagacaaagtaatgaggtatcagaggaatggaataacattagggatgtaatatgggaagtcttagaagaggaagttggtgttgtacaaaaggaaagaaataggaaggaatggatcactcagagcatgatagataaaatggaggaaaggagaaagtggaaaaatgttcacactgaagaaggaaaagggcaatataggaaacttaacaatgaactacgaagattaactgataaggcaagagaggagtggatggagagagaatgcgaaaagatggaagtcctagaagaacaagggagattggaagaaatgtataaaacagctaaaaagttcacaaaaagagagccaaagaaaataagtaaacaaggaatgttaaataaatacggaaagataacaacaggtgttgaggaaaacaaaaacatatggaaagaatatgtgaaagaactatatgatagtaaagatgatcattctgagatggagctggaagaggaatgggaatgtgaagaggtgaatagaggaccaaacatactgagaagagaagtggaaaaggcaatcaaggatctcaaggaaaagaaagcaatgggatgcgatagaataccatcagaagcattaaagaacctaggtaacagtgcaatgagtcgactaacaaatttaatcaataggatatatgataccgggagctggcctgatgatctacttaaaactattctaataccaataccaaagaaatgtaatgccaaagaatgtaaagactataggacaattagtcttatatgccatgttaccaaagtaattacaaggattatattaaaaagaatcgaaggaagaattaaagaaaatatgggagaagatcaatttggatttagaaagggtaaagggactcgtgatgcaataggatgcttgaggatgataggagaaagaatgatggaagtgaatagagatttgtacatttgctttattgattgggaaaaggcatttgataaggttaattggaatgtgttattgaaaattttgaaagacattggcattgattggaaagataggagattaataaaggagatgtattgtaggcaggtagtagttataaaaattggagatgatgaaacagaagaaattggcataggaagaggagtgaggcaagggtgctgcctttctccagagctcttcaatgtttatgcagaaaaaatgatggagaaagctttagaaaaagctagaggagttgtaataggaggagaaagaataaaaacaattaaatatgcagatgatcaggcagtgctggcagaaagtgaagaagatttacaacaagtgatggatgatataatggatgtggggagagaatttggaatgaacttaaacataaataaaaccaaggtgatgagaatcagcagaaaagaaggttgtgtttgtatatccttagaaggaaatatcatacagcaagtacagactttccaatatttgggaagtctggtaagatggaatggaagttgtactgaggaaataagaagaaggatatcaataggtaaaggagcgtatggaaaggtaaagcattggtaacagcaaaaagaattccaatagagatgaggaagaggtttatgaaatgttttgtgtggagtgtagtgttgtacggatgtgaatcatggactgttaaaaagaaggaggagagatatttagaaagttttgaaatgtgggtatggagacgaatgttgaaagtgaagtggactgacagagtgaagaatgaggaagttctaagaagaataggcgaggaaagaaaattaatacatatgattcataagaggaaggcaagttggttagggcatatattaagaaggaattgtttggaacggagaataatagaagggaagatagaaggaaagagaggaagaggaagaaggaggatgggaatgttggatgatataagaagaggaagaaaatacaaagacctaaaggaggatgctcaggatagagaaagatggagagaagtccagtggaaacctgtctaaggacagtaatcactgatgatgatgatgatgatatccccCTCATCACCCCCCAATGTTGCACCACTGATCTAAGCATTTGAGTTAGTACTAGTGGGATATTTAATATACAGCTAGGTGAGAGTGCATTCTTCAAACTAAGATCATTTAACAATGCACATCAATTCAAAAGACATATTCTCCCTGATGAGAATtagtaaaattcaactgcctcTGACTTAACCCGAGTTGAGCTTTACATCAGCCTAACCAAATAAACCCAAGGGTTGATGTACTGAGTGAGGGAAGACAATTAGAAAAGgctgaagagagagaaaaataatccCTAATCTTAATTTCTGAGAAGCTCAGACCAAGGGCAGTCACATGCTGGGGATTATGACAAGGCTGTCCATGGTCAACCTTAATATTTAGGTAAATTCCAAGGAAATATAGCAAGAGAGGTATacaaagtaaaaaagttaaagtGGAACGATTGATGTTTCTGATATCCAGGCACTTATTAGCCAACAGGTTTAAGACTTGCGGGCACTGAGGAATATACATACAATAGTGTGAGCTGAAAATTGACTTTATGCAGGATCAACTTTGTTTTGCGGGGGAAATTTGTGTGCTCATAATAGGGTATTAgatcccaatttttttccaaatcaagtACATACTATTAAATACTGCCgctccagtggcggatacagatgaggCACAGGTGGGCCCCCCCTTACGGgcccacccgtattgccaaacattgcagaactatGATTATAACTTTTTGGTATCATACAATGGCATTGTTTTGTATGTgtgagtaataaatttaattaaaattttcttaaattattttttgttaggataaaagtaaaggtaactcgtgatatcttttgcgcccccctcgagttttttctgtatctgttaCCGTGCCGCTCAAGCCATAAACtttgaaagttttcaaaaattcagATGGTATTTGGAGACAAACACCTATCGcgaagaaatgcataaaaaatgaacaaCTTATGCCCGTCAATAGAAAACATATCCAAACTGAACTGAACCTTTGAAAACTGAGAACAAGAAGTTCTACAAAAGTTAAGAATAATGTAGCCCTTAGCTTCGGTAAAGGCCCAAGAATCCAatccagtggcataactagatatatgctttggggggggggggagcctgggagggcgaccccctcccctggctacaagttgtccggaaaatttttgaaaaatgacatacttGGAAATACAATaaacatcattttgtcacttaaaatttaacttgaagcagatgcagtaattacaagtcaaaactagacaatagttttcaatattttttatatttctccaaGTCtttgggggggatatatccccctcatcgccccccatagttacaccactgatctAAGCATTTGAGTTAGTACTAGTGGGATATTTAATATACAGCGAGGTGAGAGTGCATTCTTCAAACTAAGATCATTtaacaatggaaataaatagcAATAACAACTCAAACTTGAGTTCACTGCTGCTgtttttgctatttatttctaGTTTACTATTTACTTAAGTAGAGCCATATGCATAACATgccatattttgtaaattccaaAACTGTATTACAATAAACGTTATAAATCAATAATCTTACCAATCTCTATTTTCTTGTCAGGCTCTTGGCCAGCTTTTGTGTCGCGCAAGTAtaagcaaatgcattccaaatcgTTACATATTACTTGCTCTTTCTTGCTGATAACTTGTTTAATTGCATTGGTACTTTTATGACCCACTCCTTCAATTGCCATTGCGAGATCACATTCATTACCCCACATGCACACCTGCCAAAATACAAAATCATTAGCACATTTTACTTTGGTAAAGTAACCAGGTACTATAATAAATatcaactaaaatattacctGGAATAGATTCATTGTTTCTTCCTTCAACTCCTCATCACTCATTTGTGGAATATTTTTGGTAATCTTATTACAATACTTGGACAAACTCTTGATGGACTCCATAGATCCCTTGAGGGCATCATCCTTTTGCTTTAAATACGGATCGTATGTAGACAAAGTCTTGCTATAAAGTACAAGGACCGAATAGAACAAAAcgaccaaaataataaattattccacAAGAAGAAATAATCTTTAACGTCATTTCTGTGAAAACTGACATAATCATGCGTaacaagatgtttttaaaatatgttcaacTAACCTAGCTTCGAAAAATTCCGCTATTCGGCGGTAAAAATAACAATCAGCGAACATAAATGGGCAATCGAACCATGTAAGATCGCGGTCACCCCTCTTTTCTTTTTGCTCGGCCATGAATTGATTCCATCTTACAGCATCCTTGGCGGAGTCACTCAGAGGAACTAGTGCTTTATTGGTCTGCACGTCAGTTTTCAACTTGGATAGCATTCCAATAATTTCCTTCAACTCTTCTGAGCttccctgaaaaaaaatattcattatatttggcgcgtcaaatttatgaaaaaccaTCGTCAATTGAGCACCTTTACCTCCCGGTATTTTTCAGCAATCTCAATTTTACTCCGACAAAGAGTATCTATGACTTGGGTGATGACTACTGGCATTCTATCTTTTGTAAAGGTGTACGCAAAGCTTCTGTAACAAAATATATTAGGGACTTAactaatatataaattttaagacaaaTTTTTAGCCATGCTGGATACTTAGGACCCTAAAAAGCAACAATGAAAACTCTACCTTCTATACTTCGCCGAAGCCAAAACATTGATAGGCGTGGAAGTATCAATAGTAGTAAATAATCGTggcattttttgtatttgaattcgTATTCACTAATATGTTGATGTTCCTCACGTATGAACTTAGCCTTATCGCTAAAAGAGAAAGCTAATATTTACCAACAACGGTATGACAACAACTTCGTCACGTCTTGACAAACACAATCGTCTGCTTGATGCGAATTCCGATGCTCATTTAGGGGGGGTGCGGAGGGTACACGGCGGGAATTACGTTCACATCTATTgggcgttccacatttagttgacggTATGGGCTCTTATgtagaatcgtttcccatgttaatctccataaggccaggagcgcgtgttgtcaataacagcacgaaaattaatgttgcgttatgcactgattaaaaattgcattctagggtagaaagagatgctgcattcattggttctaatagtttttcgctaaaaattatgacaaaagttacaaaaaacatttccttaaatttccgtcagaaacgtgtctttttaactttatcttcttctcgcaatttctgtctgaccgttgtctgtattgaattgaatcttctgcacaaaattcttcgcactattttctctttgaaggtattcaccaattgtacaaatattgagttaaaatgttgttatgccgacgtaacaccctttaggacaagaaaattttaatttttgcaaggtaaaaagtagtcgcttactaacttacgtttcttacgtgttaggtccctatatgctgcgtatcaaatgtgaagaaaactacaaagttatttttggttaaaatataattaacttacatcaatagggtagtttccttcatcaaagaaaacaaaaggcattgattgcgattcgttacccaccattagtgtattcataatacacaaattatttggttttagaaataccggtttagacgaatggcaagggtcaaattttatcctcatttgaaaaaggccagattggcgccagtttctataggagaagataggagttatacatcgtctgagattaccaatgcatgcatgaggcgcagagctcagggaaacatgtcttaataatcacctattaaaactggctaaagttggaaagttttcttcgtttgataaggtattaataaacctttttttaagccaagcgctaccagccagcaaggtactcagctacccgctagcatcctgcgtcctatcagcgctcagcgcctcgatcaaggtcacctcacaaggcgggagggggaaccagaaatgcgtcgcacggactttttcccataattcctacttacgcgtcgcgttttcgcacgcttgaaatttttcacttttcatttaatcgcgaaaaatagatatcgtcatttaaaaatctaaaagcgtgaaatacgtactccaggagtcttttgacttagtcaataaaaaaaataacaggaaaccaccctattctgaagcgagttacaaggtaagaaaagagaaagaaaaagtcttaagaaaaaatattacggcgccgctgggccgggcttcttgctttttcttgcgcgcagagggaaaattctcgggcggaaaaggagttttttgtcaatgcatactatgaaatgtatttatctattcgtttgatatcctaaacagagaatactcatacgtcgtaacagcagtgtttttatctgaatacatttaTACACGAAAGTAaacaagcggcttggaaataagacgctttcgccttgggtgtttcgatcccatcgcggaaaccaagaaagagaatatttcataatctgtgcgaaacactaccccatccagtgcacgccttttacaaaagggggcttggtttttttctgagttcctttcatagggcaccataaaacctgcaccagaatcgagCCTAGCCGAAGGAGCCGTGGGAAGAATtaacgaaggcgttcagtttgtcattgcatttttttggagtgaacaagtgttgtgtgcaaggccgtagccagaaaatattttacgggGGGGTtcatggaatagtagacaaacataaactTATttacccttaaaggaaaatataaaaatattattataaaattgaatttagccttctagctttttttttgcagcgaccaaatgaattaactcctcggtgtcgatgtcaattctgcggtccctcaggaggctcataagttactcacctctctactaattcacagcactaatatttcacacactgcactacaactaaacacactgcacctacaaattcgcttagataattattgacttaagtcgcattggactactagatgtccctgcgccgctatataatatcgtcgtgtgagcaccaagcgagcataaagtatctatttaatttttttcatttcgggggggggggggatcaatcccccttgatccctcccctgaCTACGACCTTGGTTGTGCGGTCTTCTGAATTTTAGAAtcgtgaagtgtgttttacacttatctctgctgtaacaagaccaatcaatatgtccgatacaaagaagaggagaaaaggtgagaagctcataagccgcgaaagacagttggtgctcaaagtcttctcgtacttcaggaaatctctcagcattagtgaggcctgccgagaaacttcgaaggcaACTGGGTGCTCGGGATCTACAGTTTACAGAGTGAgcaaggaaagctcccgtggtccattggtaactccttcaaaaactaaagaaattagatagccttacaaaaattcgagagcagtgattt
Protein-coding sequences here:
- the LOC124166607 gene encoding damage-control phosphatase ARMT1-like isoform X1 — encoded protein: MAANFKFVKFIFGSTPIDDPLSTEYVGSTAYNFCADRVLFLIAHVLHDLDKDSFKIPQRFGEGSSEELKEIIGMLSKLKTDVQTNKALVPLSDSAKDAVRWNQFMAEQKEKRGDRDLTWFDCPFMFADCYFYRRIAEFFEASKTLSTYDPYLKQKDDALKGSMESIKSLSKYCNKITKNIPQMSDEELKEETMNLFQVCMWGNECDLAMAIEGVGHKSTNAIKQVISKKEQVICNDLECICLYLRDTKAGQEPDKKIEIDIIMDNAGYELFSDFCLADWLLSSSQVDRVTFHVKNMPWFVSDTNSHDILWVLSAFEVSDSEDILELLARWKSNFSSGKWKVKDDETYWTLPFSYHEMPSEDAELYNQLSSSSLLIFKGDLNYRKLLGDINWKFSTPFGSALKNFTPAPLVALRAVKTEILVGVDSEVVMENNTKDPLWMIKGTHGVIQFHIP
- the LOC124166607 gene encoding damage-control phosphatase ARMT1-like isoform X3 → MAANFKFVKFIFGSTPIDDPLSTEYVGSTAYNFCADRVLFLIAHVLHDLDKDSFKIPQRFGEGSSEELKEIIGMLSKLKTDVQTNKALVPLSDSAKDAVRWNQFMAEQKEKRGDRDLTWFDCPFMFADCYFYRRIAEFFEASKTLSTYDPYLKQKDDALKGSMESIKSLSKYCNKITKNIPQMSDEELKEETMNLFQVCMWGNECDLAMAIEGVGHKSTNAIKQVISKKEQVICNDLECICLYLRDTKAGQEPDKKIEIGKWKVKDDETYWTLPFSYHEMPSEDAELYNQLSSSSLLIFKGDLNYRKLLGDINWKFSTPFGSALKNFTPAPLVALRAVKTEILVGVDSEVVMENNTKDPLWMIKGTHGVIQFHIP
- the LOC124166607 gene encoding damage-control phosphatase ARMT1-like isoform X2 produces the protein MPRLFTTIDTSTPINVLASAKYRRSFAYTFTKDRMPVVITQVIDTLCRSKIEIAEKYREGSSEELKEIIGMLSKLKTDVQTNKALVPLSDSAKDAVRWNQFMAEQKEKRGDRDLTWFDCPFMFADCYFYRRIAEFFEASKTLSTYDPYLKQKDDALKGSMESIKSLSKYCNKITKNIPQMSDEELKEETMNLFQVCMWGNECDLAMAIEGVGHKSTNAIKQVISKKEQVICNDLECICLYLRDTKAGQEPDKKIEIDIIMDNAGYELFSDFCLADWLLSSSQVDRVTFHVKNMPWFVSDTNSHDILWVLSAFEVSDSEDILELLARWKSNFSSGKWKVKDDETYWTLPFSYHEMPSEDAELYNQLSSSSLLIFKGDLNYRKLLGDINWKFSTPFGSALKNFTPAPLVALRAVKTEILVGVDSEVVMENNTKDPLWMIKGTHGVIQFHIP